In the genome of Telluria beijingensis, one region contains:
- a CDS encoding CHASE domain-containing protein, with translation MPPDRHPGMFAPATLIAGVLLSLTLGAGGYFTTAEAIESDAHARFRSMARASQYTIDARIKSYSDVLRGAAGLFRAAPDTSADQFRQYVQQLDIKRNFPGIEVINYARAVHAPGLPALNDEIRGRLARRGVHHYEPLLAQPDRHTYTVLVYIEPLLPHSLTKLGMDLEARGTTRRVLANARDTGLPSASGTRIELFSGPNQSGLALRLPVYRSDLPTDSVEGRRLAYIGSVGIGFGVARLVGGVLDEFPIRGARLVLTELTAVPPEPGEAPPRAILYDSLASLDRPNPPAPPDDSSVFAASLPIEFNQRMWRADFSIPKSALYTRFDMYYPWLAAFAAGISTALLYALFQTLASSRRNALRMAEEMTRELRASQAKLQASHEKLRLLAAHAEQIKEGERKRIAREIHDDLAQNLLALKIEAEFLANRTRGGHRRLHARADATVRQIDVTIRSVRQIINDLRPNVLDLGLSAAVDWQVADFARRTGIECELVDDDGEHRIDDGCATAFFRILQESLNNVARHARATRVRIALQQQADMLTMTIRDNGVGMQPGSRNRHGSFGLVGIEERVGILGGSFSISSGLDAGTTVVVSIPVTPMFGSGDLAYPGALGKVPVAA, from the coding sequence ATGCCCCCAGACCGCCACCCCGGGATGTTCGCGCCGGCCACCCTCATCGCGGGCGTGCTGCTGTCCCTGACCCTTGGCGCGGGCGGCTATTTCACCACCGCCGAAGCGATCGAGAGCGATGCCCACGCGCGTTTTCGCAGCATGGCGCGCGCCTCGCAGTACACGATCGACGCCCGCATCAAGAGCTATAGCGACGTGCTGCGCGGCGCGGCCGGCCTGTTCCGCGCCGCGCCGGACACCTCGGCCGACCAGTTCCGCCAGTACGTGCAGCAACTGGACATCAAGCGCAACTTCCCGGGCATCGAAGTCATCAACTATGCGCGCGCCGTCCACGCCCCCGGCCTGCCGGCGCTGAACGACGAAATCAGGGGCCGCCTGGCGCGGCGCGGCGTGCACCACTACGAACCGCTGCTGGCCCAGCCCGACCGCCATACCTATACGGTGCTGGTCTATATCGAGCCCCTGCTGCCGCATTCGCTTACCAAGCTGGGCATGGACCTGGAAGCGCGCGGCACCACCCGGCGCGTGCTGGCCAATGCCCGCGATACCGGCCTGCCCAGCGCCTCGGGCACCCGCATCGAACTGTTTTCGGGCCCCAACCAGAGCGGCCTGGCCTTGCGCCTGCCGGTGTACCGCAGCGACTTGCCGACCGACTCGGTCGAGGGGCGGCGCCTGGCCTATATCGGCTCGGTCGGCATCGGCTTCGGCGTCGCGCGCTTGGTGGGCGGGGTGCTCGACGAGTTCCCGATCCGGGGCGCGCGCCTGGTCCTGACCGAGCTGACCGCGGTGCCGCCCGAACCGGGCGAGGCGCCGCCGCGCGCGATCCTGTACGACAGCCTGGCCAGCCTCGACCGCCCCAACCCGCCGGCGCCGCCGGACGACAGCAGCGTGTTCGCCGCCAGCCTGCCGATCGAGTTCAACCAGCGCATGTGGCGCGCCGACTTCAGCATCCCCAAGTCGGCGCTGTACACCCGCTTCGACATGTATTACCCGTGGCTGGCCGCGTTTGCCGCCGGCATCAGCACCGCCCTGCTGTACGCCCTGTTCCAGACCCTGGCCTCGTCGCGCCGCAATGCCCTGCGCATGGCCGAGGAAATGACGCGCGAGCTGCGCGCCAGCCAGGCCAAGCTGCAGGCCAGCCACGAAAAGCTGCGCCTGCTGGCGGCGCACGCCGAGCAGATCAAGGAAGGCGAACGCAAGCGGATCGCGCGCGAGATCCACGACGACCTGGCGCAGAACCTGCTGGCGCTGAAGATCGAAGCCGAGTTTTTGGCCAACCGCACCCGCGGCGGCCACCGGCGGCTGCACGCGCGCGCCGACGCCACCGTGCGCCAGATCGACGTCACCATCCGCAGCGTGCGCCAGATCATCAACGACCTGCGGCCGAATGTGCTCGACCTGGGACTGTCGGCGGCGGTCGACTGGCAGGTGGCCGATTTCGCGCGCCGCACCGGCATCGAGTGCGAACTGGTCGACGACGACGGCGAGCACCGCATCGACGACGGTTGCGCCACCGCCTTCTTCCGCATCCTGCAGGAGTCGCTCAACAACGTGGCGCGCCATGCGCGCGCGACCAGGGTCAGGATCGCGCTGCAGCAGCAGGCCGACATGCTGACCATGACGATCCGCGACAACGGCGTCGGCATGCAGCCGGGCAGCCGCAACCGCCACGGCTCGTTCGGCCTGGTCGGGATCGAGGAGCGGGTCGGCATCCTGGGCGGCTCGTTCTCGATCAGCAGCGGCCTGGACGCCGGCACCACGGTGGTGGTGTCGATCCCGGTCACGCCCATGTTCGGCAGCGGAGACCTGGCGTATCCGGGGGCGCTCGGCAAGGTGCCGGTGGCCGCCTGA
- a CDS encoding response regulator, whose protein sequence is MPTDHAHDERLIVFAPHGRDAGVMCSVLQRDGLACAIVHDFRALCAAIAQGAGAAIVAEEALHGIDSGPLRLWLDQQAPWSDFPFIVLLTKVIGLQQGAPRERLGGYGNVILLERPLNAETLRSAAVSALRARRRQYQARDVLADRERTAESLRESRQQLVALNETLESRIDERTRALAQANDRLMNEVIERERVQQAMAQYQKMEAVGRLTGGIAHDFNNLLNVVQGSMDLILLMSKDEVAKGRAEIARKACQRGGKLTRQLLAFARNQSLDLRETGIGDLFDGVRELVATSLGSRIGLRFEVDQACPPVLADANQMEMALLNLAINARDAMPDGGDLTFVARCDAPPPGFLAAGDYVRISVTDSGAGMAPELVAKVFEPFFTTKGVGGTGLGLSQVYGMAQQSGGGARILSEPGVGTTVEIWLRAATGQDATEPAPPARMPATIDPARILIVEDDDFVRASMVSSLEALGHTVRQASDGEAGLRALHAERPDLLITDYLMPGMTGAELMQRTRAMFPGLPMIIATGYADMKAIEQVIGDGVVLRKPFQLAELAVSVGQALERQRQEAR, encoded by the coding sequence ATGCCGACTGACCACGCCCATGACGAACGGCTGATCGTGTTCGCGCCCCATGGGCGCGATGCGGGCGTCATGTGTTCGGTACTGCAGCGCGACGGCCTGGCGTGCGCGATCGTCCATGATTTCAGGGCCCTCTGCGCCGCCATCGCGCAGGGCGCGGGCGCGGCGATCGTGGCCGAGGAAGCGTTGCACGGGATCGACAGCGGTCCCTTGCGCCTGTGGCTCGACCAGCAGGCGCCGTGGTCCGACTTTCCGTTCATCGTGCTGCTGACCAAGGTCATCGGCCTGCAGCAGGGTGCGCCGCGCGAACGGCTGGGTGGCTATGGCAACGTGATCCTGCTCGAGCGTCCGCTCAATGCCGAGACCCTGCGCAGCGCCGCGGTCTCGGCGCTGCGCGCGCGGCGCCGCCAGTACCAGGCGCGCGACGTGCTGGCCGACCGCGAACGCACTGCCGAAAGCCTGCGCGAGAGCCGCCAGCAACTGGTGGCGCTCAACGAGACGCTCGAATCGCGCATCGACGAGCGCACCCGCGCGCTGGCCCAGGCCAACGACCGCCTGATGAACGAGGTCATCGAGCGCGAGCGGGTGCAGCAGGCGATGGCGCAATACCAGAAGATGGAAGCGGTGGGGCGCCTGACCGGCGGCATTGCCCACGACTTCAACAACCTGCTCAACGTGGTCCAGGGGAGCATGGACCTGATCCTCCTGATGTCGAAGGACGAGGTGGCCAAGGGCCGCGCCGAGATCGCGCGCAAGGCCTGCCAGCGCGGCGGCAAGCTGACGCGCCAGCTGCTGGCCTTTGCCCGCAACCAGAGCCTGGACCTGCGTGAAACCGGCATCGGCGACCTGTTCGACGGCGTGCGTGAACTGGTCGCCACCTCGCTCGGCTCGCGCATCGGTCTGCGCTTCGAGGTCGACCAGGCCTGTCCGCCGGTGCTGGCCGACGCCAACCAGATGGAGATGGCGCTGCTGAACCTCGCCATCAACGCGCGCGATGCCATGCCCGATGGCGGTGACCTGACCTTCGTCGCCAGGTGCGATGCGCCGCCGCCGGGCTTCCTGGCGGCCGGCGATTATGTGCGCATCTCCGTGACCGACAGCGGCGCCGGCATGGCGCCGGAACTGGTAGCCAAGGTGTTCGAACCCTTTTTCACCACCAAGGGTGTGGGCGGCACCGGCCTGGGCCTGAGCCAGGTGTACGGCATGGCGCAGCAGTCGGGCGGCGGCGCGCGCATCCTCAGCGAACCGGGGGTGGGCACCACGGTCGAGATCTGGCTGCGGGCAGCGACCGGGCAGGATGCCACCGAACCGGCGCCGCCGGCGCGCATGCCGGCCACCATCGACCCGGCGCGCATCCTGATCGTCGAGGACGACGATTTCGTGCGCGCCTCGATGGTGTCGTCGCTCGAGGCGCTCGGCCACACGGTGCGCCAGGCTTCCGACGGCGAGGCCGGCCTGCGCGCGCTGCACGCCGAGCGGCCCGACCTCCTGATCACCGACTACCTGATGCCGGGCATGACCGGCGCCGAACTGATGCAGCGCACGCGCGCGATGTTCCCCGGCCTGCCGATGATCATCGCCACCGGCTATGCCGACATGAAGGCGATCGAGCAGGTGATCGGCGACGGCGTGGTACTGCGCAAACCCTTCCAGCTGGCCGAGCTGGCGGTGAGCGTCGGCCAGGCGCTCGAGCGCCAGCGACAAGAGGCGCGCTAG
- a CDS encoding response regulator, whose amino-acid sequence MIDDQIMDVFLTRQALVDCKVEHDIVAAFDGFEGLGQAGAQAFDVIVLDLKMPRVDGFEVLSALRLKPVLAAIPVIVVSSSDLQEDRDRARTLGAVEYVVKSMDYAEFKMGLKDALGRHGFC is encoded by the coding sequence TTGATCGACGACCAGATCATGGACGTGTTCCTGACACGGCAAGCCCTGGTGGATTGCAAGGTGGAACACGACATCGTCGCGGCGTTCGACGGATTCGAGGGGCTCGGTCAAGCCGGCGCCCAGGCATTCGACGTGATCGTTCTCGACCTGAAGATGCCGCGGGTCGACGGTTTCGAAGTCTTGTCGGCCTTGCGATTGAAGCCTGTTCTGGCCGCGATACCCGTCATCGTGGTGTCGAGTTCGGATCTGCAGGAGGATCGGGATCGCGCGCGCACACTTGGCGCTGTCGAGTATGTGGTCAAATCGATGGACTATGCGGAGTTCAAGATGGGCTTGAAGGACGCGCTCGGCAGGCACGGATTTTGTTGA
- a CDS encoding ATPase domain-containing protein, giving the protein MTTYNSDRISTGIPGLDDILGGGLTPQRLYLVEGSPGAGKTTLGLQFLLEGRARGERGLYITLSETTDELIAVGHSHGWDLNALSIFELASDGELDPDAQQSVFHPSEIELGETTRNVMNQVDTLRPVRVVFDSLSEMRLLAQNPLRYRRQILALKQFFSARECTVLLLDDKTSQSDQHLHSIAHGVISLEQIAREYGQERRRVNIVKMRGVRFRGGYHDYTLDTGGITMYPRLVAAEHIRDFKASISSSGNAEFDALLGGGLVRGTNTLVVGPSGIGKTTLSTRCMLAALERGELADYYLFDEGLGTFFTRSRQLGLDLQPYVEDERLRIHHIDPAELSPGEFAQKLRDAVGARNSRFIVIDSLNAYLQAMPGEQYLILQMHEMLSFLNQQGVTTMMILGQHGLMSEARTDIDLSYLSDTTVLMRFFEANGNVRRALSVIKSRTTRNALSIHELQLDDGGIRVGDPLVGFEGVLAGIPAYRGLTPMMEQAGNAD; this is encoded by the coding sequence ATGACTACGTATAACTCGGACCGAATTTCAACCGGTATTCCCGGCCTCGACGACATTCTTGGCGGCGGCCTGACGCCGCAACGCCTGTACCTGGTCGAGGGTTCGCCGGGCGCAGGCAAGACCACGCTCGGACTGCAATTCCTGCTCGAGGGCCGCGCCAGGGGGGAGCGGGGACTCTACATCACCCTGTCCGAAACCACCGACGAGCTGATCGCGGTCGGTCACAGCCACGGCTGGGACCTGAACGCGCTGTCGATCTTCGAGCTTGCCAGCGACGGCGAGCTCGACCCTGACGCGCAGCAGTCGGTGTTCCACCCGTCCGAAATCGAGCTGGGCGAAACCACGCGCAATGTCATGAACCAGGTCGACACGCTGCGCCCGGTGCGGGTGGTGTTCGACAGCCTGTCTGAGATGCGCCTGCTGGCCCAGAATCCGCTGCGCTACCGGCGCCAGATCCTTGCGCTCAAACAATTTTTCTCGGCACGGGAATGTACTGTCCTGTTGCTGGATGATAAAACGAGCCAATCCGACCAGCACCTGCACAGCATCGCCCACGGCGTCATCAGCCTCGAGCAGATCGCCAGGGAGTACGGCCAGGAACGGCGCAGGGTCAATATCGTCAAGATGCGCGGGGTACGTTTCCGCGGCGGCTACCACGATTACACGCTCGACACCGGCGGCATCACGATGTATCCGCGCCTGGTCGCCGCCGAGCACATCCGCGATTTCAAGGCCAGTATCAGTTCCAGTGGCAATGCCGAGTTCGACGCCCTGCTGGGTGGCGGCCTGGTGCGCGGCACCAATACGCTGGTGGTCGGTCCATCCGGCATCGGCAAGACGACGCTGTCGACCCGCTGCATGCTGGCCGCGCTCGAGCGTGGCGAGCTGGCCGACTACTACCTGTTCGACGAGGGGCTGGGGACGTTCTTTACCCGCAGCCGGCAACTCGGGCTCGACCTGCAACCCTATGTCGAGGACGAGCGGCTGCGCATCCACCACATCGATCCGGCCGAACTGTCGCCGGGCGAATTCGCGCAGAAGCTGCGCGATGCGGTCGGCGCGCGCAACTCTCGCTTCATCGTGATCGACAGCCTGAATGCCTATCTGCAGGCGATGCCGGGTGAGCAGTACCTGATCCTGCAGATGCACGAGATGCTGTCGTTCCTGAACCAGCAGGGCGTGACCACGATGATGATCCTGGGGCAGCATGGCCTGATGTCCGAGGCCCGCACCGATATCGACCTGAGCTACCTCAGCGACACCACGGTGCTGATGCGCTTCTTCGAGGCAAACGGTAACGTGCGGCGCGCGCTCAGCGTCATCAAGAGCCGCACTACCCGCAACGCCCTGTCCATCCACGAACTGCAGCTGGACGATGGCGGCATCCGGGTCGGCGATCCGCTGGTGGGCTTCGAAGGCGTACTGGCCGGAATCCCTGCCTACCGCGGCCTGACGCCGATGATGGAACAGGCGGGGAATGCCGACTGA
- a CDS encoding glutamine--tRNA ligase/YqeY domain fusion protein: MSNDKNTPASGNAPSSNFVRAIVESDLAAGTHKRDGLPSVITRFPPEPNGYLHIGHAKSICLNFGLARDYAGLCHLRFDDTNPEKEDQEYVDTIMDSVQWLGFSWQREGQDHLYYASDYFEQLYRMAEYLIEKGHAYVDSQSAEDMARNRGNFGTPGTNSPFRDRPAAESLQLFRDMRAGKYKDGEHILRAKMSEDAMASPVMTNRDPALYRIRHAHHHRTGDAWCIYPMYDYTHPISDAIENITHSLCTLEFQDHRPFYDWLVETLAEGGFFQKPVPRQYEFARLNLTYVVTSKRKLRALVDDGTVTGWDDPRMPTIVGLRRRGYTPESIQLFCERIGVSKADGWIDMSTLEGALRDDLDPKAPRAIAVLRPLKLIVDNFPEGESVECSSPVHPHHPELGKRTFPFTRELWIEQEDFMETPTKGYFRFTPPVGDQPGSRVRLKYGYVVECTGYDKDADGKVTAVHVKYFEDSKSGTPGADNYKVKGNITWVSAASALEAEVRLYDRLFLDPQPDAGGKDFKSVLNPNALETITAYLEPGLKDAVGDQRFQFERHGYFVADRVDTLPGKPVFNRVTTLKDSWGK, translated from the coding sequence ATGAGCAACGACAAGAATACCCCGGCGTCGGGCAATGCACCGTCGTCGAATTTCGTCCGTGCGATCGTCGAATCCGACCTGGCCGCCGGCACCCATAAACGGGATGGCCTGCCGTCGGTCATCACCCGCTTCCCGCCGGAGCCGAACGGCTACCTGCACATCGGCCACGCCAAGTCGATCTGCCTGAACTTCGGCCTGGCGCGCGATTACGCCGGCCTGTGCCACCTGCGTTTCGACGATACCAACCCGGAGAAGGAAGACCAGGAATACGTCGACACGATCATGGACAGCGTCCAGTGGCTCGGCTTCTCGTGGCAGCGCGAAGGCCAGGACCACCTGTACTATGCCAGCGACTATTTCGAGCAGTTGTACAGGATGGCCGAATACCTGATCGAGAAAGGCCATGCCTACGTCGACAGCCAGAGCGCCGAAGACATGGCCAGGAACCGCGGCAACTTCGGCACGCCGGGCACCAATTCGCCGTTCCGCGACCGTCCGGCCGCCGAATCGCTGCAGCTGTTCCGCGACATGCGGGCCGGCAAGTACAAGGACGGCGAGCACATCCTGCGCGCCAAGATGAGCGAGGACGCGATGGCGTCGCCGGTCATGACCAACCGCGACCCGGCCCTGTACCGCATCCGCCATGCGCACCACCACCGCACGGGCGACGCCTGGTGCATCTACCCGATGTACGACTACACGCACCCGATCTCGGATGCGATCGAGAACATCACCCACTCGCTGTGCACGCTGGAATTCCAGGACCATCGCCCGTTCTACGACTGGCTGGTGGAGACCCTGGCCGAAGGCGGCTTCTTCCAGAAACCGGTGCCGCGCCAGTACGAGTTCGCACGGCTGAACCTGACCTATGTGGTCACCTCCAAGCGCAAGCTGCGCGCACTGGTCGACGACGGCACCGTGACCGGCTGGGACGACCCGCGCATGCCGACCATCGTCGGCCTGCGCCGCCGCGGCTATACGCCGGAATCGATCCAGCTGTTCTGCGAGCGCATCGGCGTGTCGAAGGCCGACGGCTGGATCGACATGAGCACCCTGGAAGGCGCGCTGCGCGACGACCTGGATCCGAAGGCGCCGCGCGCCATCGCCGTGCTGCGTCCGTTGAAGCTGATCGTGGATAACTTCCCCGAAGGCGAGTCGGTGGAATGCTCGTCGCCGGTCCACCCGCACCATCCGGAACTGGGCAAGCGCACCTTCCCGTTCACGCGCGAACTGTGGATCGAGCAGGAAGACTTCATGGAAACCCCGACCAAGGGTTACTTCCGATTCACCCCGCCCGTGGGCGACCAGCCGGGCAGCCGCGTGCGCCTGAAGTATGGCTATGTGGTCGAGTGCACCGGCTACGACAAGGATGCCGACGGCAAGGTCACCGCGGTGCACGTGAAGTACTTCGAGGATTCGAAGTCGGGCACGCCGGGCGCCGACAACTACAAGGTCAAGGGCAATATCACCTGGGTCAGCGCAGCCAGCGCGCTGGAAGCCGAAGTGCGTTTGTACGACCGCCTGTTCCTCGATCCACAGCCGGACGCGGGCGGCAAGGACTTCAAGTCGGTGCTCAATCCGAATGCGCTCGAGACCATTACCGCGTACCTGGAACCGGGGCTGAAGGATGCGGTGGGCGACCAGCGTTTCCAGTTCGAACGTCATGGTTATTTCGTGGCGGATCGCGTGGATACGCTGCCGGGCAAGCCGGTGTTCAATCGCGTGACCACGCTGAAGGATAGCTGGGGCAAGTAA
- a CDS encoding glycine-rich domain-containing protein-like yields the protein MSTNTEFSVFEALDLAPIKMKLMHVESGEGWSERRANAVEAEYRRFLFLMKKYPDDGASPTVDVDTFWHYHILDTMKYARDCEATFGFFLHHYPYVGMGAGADDGERTRAGERMREIYEAEFGVVVKGDAAWCAAPGKQAADAAWCAAPGKQAAQATDTAWCAAPGKQAAQAADTAWCAAPGKQAAQAADTAWCAAPGKQAAQAADTAWCAAPGKQAAQAADTAWCAAPGKQAAQAADTAWCAAPGKQAAQAADTAWCAAPGKQAAQAADTAWCAAPGKQAAQAADTAWCAAPGKQAAQAADTAWCAAPGKQAAQAADTAWCAAPGKQAAQAADTAWCAAPGKQAAQAADTAWCAAPGKQAAQAADTAWCAAPGKQAAQAADTAWCAAPGKQAAQAADTAWCAAPGKQAAQAADTAWCAAPGKQAAQAADTAWCAAPGKQAAQAADTAWCAAPGKQAAQAADTAWCAAPGKQAAQAGDTAWCAAPGKQAAQAGDTAWCAAPGKVAQAA from the coding sequence ATGTCGACCAATACCGAATTCTCAGTGTTCGAGGCTCTCGACCTGGCGCCCATCAAAATGAAGCTGATGCATGTGGAGTCGGGCGAAGGCTGGTCCGAACGCCGCGCCAACGCCGTGGAAGCCGAGTACCGCCGCTTCCTGTTCCTGATGAAGAAGTACCCGGACGACGGCGCTTCGCCGACCGTGGATGTCGACACCTTCTGGCACTATCACATCCTCGACACCATGAAGTACGCACGCGACTGCGAAGCCACCTTCGGCTTCTTCCTGCACCACTACCCCTACGTCGGCATGGGCGCCGGCGCCGACGACGGAGAACGCACCCGCGCCGGCGAGCGCATGCGCGAGATCTACGAGGCCGAATTCGGCGTCGTCGTCAAGGGCGACGCCGCCTGGTGCGCAGCGCCGGGCAAGCAGGCAGCCGATGCCGCCTGGTGCGCAGCGCCAGGCAAGCAGGCCGCCCAGGCCACCGACACAGCGTGGTGCGCCGCCCCGGGCAAGCAGGCCGCCCAAGCCGCCGACACCGCATGGTGCGCCGCCCCGGGCAAGCAGGCCGCCCAAGCCGCCGACACCGCATGGTGCGCAGCCCCGGGCAAGCAGGCCGCCCAAGCCGCCGACACCGCATGGTGCGCAGCCCCGGGCAAGCAGGCCGCCCAAGCCGCCGACACCGCATGGTGCGCAGCCCCGGGCAAGCAGGCCGCCCAAGCCGCCGACACCGCATGGTGCGCAGCCCCGGGCAAGCAGGCCGCCCAAGCCGCCGACACCGCATGGTGCGCAGCCCCGGGCAAGCAGGCCGCCCAAGCCGCCGACACCGCATGGTGCGCAGCCCCGGGCAAGCAGGCCGCCCAAGCCGCCGACACCGCATGGTGCGCAGCCCCGGGCAAGCAGGCCGCCCAAGCCGCCGACACCGCATGGTGCGCAGCCCCGGGCAAGCAGGCCGCCCAAGCCGCCGACACCGCATGGTGCGCAGCCCCGGGCAAGCAGGCCGCCCAAGCCGCCGACACCGCATGGTGCGCAGCCCCGGGCAAGCAGGCCGCCCAAGCCGCCGACACCGCATGGTGCGCAGCCCCGGGCAAGCAGGCCGCCCAAGCCGCCGACACCGCATGGTGCGCAGCCCCGGGCAAGCAGGCCGCCCAAGCCGCCGACACCGCATGGTGCGCAGCCCCGGGCAAGCAGGCCGCCCAAGCCGCCGACACCGCATGGTGCGCAGCCCCGGGCAAGCAGGCCGCCCAAGCCGCCGACACCGCATGGTGCGCAGCCCCGGGCAAGCAGGCCGCCCAAGCCGCCGACACCGCATGGTGCGCAGCCCCGGGCAAGCAGGCCGCCCAAGCCGCCGACACCGCATGGTGCGCAGCCCCGGGCAAGCAGGCCGCCCAAGCCGCCGACACCGCATGGTGCGCAGCCCCGGGCAAGCAGGCCGCCCAAGCCGGTGATACCGCATGGTGCGCAGCCCCGGGCAAGCAGGCCGCCCAGGCCGGTGACACCGCATGGTGCGCAGCGCCGGGCAAGGTCGCGCAAGCCGCCTGA
- a CDS encoding MFS transporter — MNPAGARIAAGSPAFRRINRAMAFGGFSIFALLYCVQPLMPLLGHDFALSPAQSSLVLSVSTATLALALLGSSSVAERFGRKTVMVASMISGAVLTLACALAANYTQLVAVRGLMGLMLGGLPAVAMAYLSDEIEPTSLGLSMGMYISGSAFGGMSGRVIAAFISDFASWRVAVGLLGAAGLYAAWEFSRSLPPSRHGGAPPARGPGFVDGLRIHLRDPGLPWLFALPFLLMGAFVSLYNYIGYRLLAPPFGLRQSAVGLLSLLYLLGIFSSMWAGKLADRLGRRNVLWLVMGLMIAGLLVTLVDAIVAVVLGVGLATFGFFAAHSVASSWVGRRAQAPQALASGIYLFFYYLGSSVVGWFTGHVYEHWDWNGVVALLGAILGIGLLIALRLRRLAPVPLK; from the coding sequence GTGAATCCCGCCGGCGCGCGCATCGCCGCCGGCAGTCCGGCGTTCCGGCGCATCAACCGCGCAATGGCGTTCGGCGGCTTTTCCATCTTCGCCCTGCTGTACTGCGTGCAGCCTTTGATGCCGCTGCTCGGCCACGATTTTGCCCTGTCGCCGGCCCAGAGCAGCCTGGTGCTGTCGGTGTCCACCGCCACGCTGGCGCTGGCGCTGCTGGGTTCATCGAGCGTGGCCGAGCGCTTCGGCCGCAAGACGGTGATGGTGGCCTCGATGATCAGTGGCGCCGTGCTGACCCTGGCCTGCGCCCTGGCCGCCAACTATACCCAGCTGGTCGCCGTGCGCGGCCTGATGGGCCTGATGCTGGGCGGCTTGCCGGCGGTGGCCATGGCGTATTTGAGCGACGAGATCGAGCCGACCTCGCTCGGCCTGTCGATGGGCATGTACATCAGCGGCAGCGCCTTCGGCGGCATGAGCGGGCGGGTGATCGCGGCCTTCATCAGCGACTTCGCATCATGGCGGGTCGCGGTAGGGCTGCTGGGCGCCGCCGGGCTGTATGCGGCCTGGGAATTTTCGCGCAGCCTGCCGCCGTCGCGCCATGGCGGCGCGCCGCCCGCGCGCGGGCCCGGCTTCGTCGATGGCCTGCGCATCCACCTGCGCGACCCCGGCCTGCCGTGGCTGTTCGCGCTGCCCTTCCTGCTGATGGGCGCTTTCGTGAGCCTGTATAACTACATCGGCTACCGCCTGCTGGCCCCGCCATTCGGGCTGCGCCAGAGCGCGGTCGGGTTGCTGTCGCTGCTCTACCTGCTGGGCATCTTCAGCTCGATGTGGGCCGGCAAGCTGGCCGACCGCCTGGGCCGCCGCAATGTTCTGTGGCTGGTGATGGGCCTCATGATCGCGGGGCTGCTGGTGACCCTGGTCGACGCCATCGTCGCCGTGGTGCTGGGCGTGGGCCTGGCCACCTTCGGCTTCTTCGCCGCCCATTCGGTGGCCAGCAGCTGGGTCGGACGGCGCGCGCAGGCGCCGCAGGCGCTGGCCTCGGGCATCTACCTGTTCTTTTATTATCTCGGCTCGAGCGTGGTGGGGTGGTTCACCGGCCATGTGTACGAGCATTGGGACTGGAATGGGGTGGTGGCGCTGCTGGGGGCGATCCTGGGCATCGGGTTGCTGATCGCGCTGCGGCTACGCAGGCTGGCGCCGGTGCCGCTCAAATAG
- the infA gene encoding translation initiation factor IF-1 has product MAKEELIEMNGVVAEVLPDSRYRVDCENGHKLIAYTSGKMRKNHIRIIAGDQVSLELSPYDLSKGRITFRHLGKTGSGPRPPVNRAARR; this is encoded by the coding sequence ATGGCAAAAGAAGAACTCATCGAAATGAATGGCGTCGTCGCTGAAGTGCTGCCCGACTCGCGTTACCGCGTCGATTGCGAAAACGGCCACAAGCTGATCGCCTACACGTCCGGCAAGATGCGCAAGAACCACATCCGCATCATCGCCGGCGACCAGGTCAGCCTGGAACTGTCGCCCTACGACCTGAGCAAGGGCCGGATCACCTTCCGCCACCTCGGCAAGACCGGCAGCGGCCCGCGCCCGCCAGTCAATCGCGCGGCACGCCGCTGA
- a CDS encoding DnaJ domain-containing protein: protein MENLYAILGVAPNASDDEIKKVYRSLAMRYHPDRNQAPGAEARFKAVTKAYEILSDRAKREEYNQSVNHRIVLDAEAEAYELWRSLFALNGVNLPAH, encoded by the coding sequence TTGGAAAATTTATATGCGATTCTCGGTGTCGCGCCGAACGCCAGCGACGACGAAATCAAGAAAGTCTACCGTTCGCTGGCCATGCGCTACCACCCGGACCGCAACCAGGCGCCCGGCGCCGAGGCGCGCTTCAAGGCCGTCACCAAGGCCTACGAGATCCTGTCCGACCGCGCCAAACGCGAGGAATACAACCAGAGCGTGAACCACCGCATCGTGCTGGACGCCGAGGCCGAGGCCTACGAGCTGTGGCGCTCGCTGTTCGCGCTGAACGGCGTGAATCTCCCGGCCCACTGA